In candidate division KSB1 bacterium, the following proteins share a genomic window:
- the ftsY gene encoding signal recognition particle-docking protein FtsY: protein MGLFDKIKQAFQKTREVLGDKIAAVFTPGRKVDQELLDELEEILLSSDVGIDTSEYLIGALKEANRREGGKVAADVLMRQAIVDLLKHAEAPAEASESPRVIMVIGVNGTGKTTSVGKLVLYYKNLGKQVMLCAADTFRAAAIDQLQVWGERSGAKVIAGAPNADSAAVAYDALEAALSKQVDVLLIDTAGRLHNKSNLMKELEKISRVLKKRMPSAPHEVLLVLDATTGQNGLNQAMEFAKAAGITGLVLTKIDGTAKGGVILAISRQMSIPIRYVGFGESLEDLAEFSADKFAESLLGDFARAPTVGA from the coding sequence ATGGGTCTCTTCGACAAAATAAAGCAGGCGTTCCAGAAAACCCGCGAGGTCCTCGGTGACAAGATCGCGGCAGTTTTCACGCCCGGACGCAAGGTCGATCAAGAGCTGTTGGATGAACTGGAAGAGATCCTGCTCTCCTCGGATGTCGGAATTGACACGAGCGAGTACTTGATCGGCGCACTCAAAGAGGCCAATCGACGGGAAGGTGGAAAAGTCGCCGCCGACGTCCTGATGCGACAAGCAATCGTGGACTTGCTCAAGCATGCCGAAGCTCCCGCGGAAGCCAGCGAGTCCCCGCGAGTGATAATGGTCATCGGCGTGAACGGCACCGGTAAGACAACCTCGGTTGGAAAACTGGTTCTCTACTACAAGAATCTGGGCAAGCAAGTCATGCTGTGCGCCGCCGATACGTTCCGGGCCGCGGCGATTGACCAGCTGCAAGTCTGGGGGGAGCGGTCGGGTGCCAAGGTGATCGCCGGCGCGCCCAATGCGGATTCGGCGGCCGTCGCCTATGACGCACTGGAGGCGGCGTTGAGCAAACAGGTTGATGTCCTGCTGATTGATACCGCCGGACGCTTGCACAATAAGAGCAACCTGATGAAGGAACTCGAGAAGATTTCGCGCGTGCTTAAGAAGCGGATGCCGTCCGCGCCGCACGAAGTGCTGCTTGTGCTGGACGCAACTACCGGTCAAAACGGGCTGAATCAGGCGATGGAATTCGCGAAAGCAGCAGGCATTACGGGGCTTGTTCTAACGAAAATCGATGGAACGGCGAAAGGTGGAGTAATTCTCGCAATTTCGCGGCAGATGAGTATTCCGATCCGCTACGTGGGTTTCGGTGAGTCGCTCGAAGATCTCGCCGAATTCAGCGCCGACAAGTTCGCCGAAAGCTTGCTGGGCGATTTCGCTCGGGCACCGACGGTGGGGGCTTAG
- the murA gene encoding UDP-N-acetylglucosamine 1-carboxyvinyltransferase produces MDKLVIKGGHRLEGELPISGSKNATLPLLAAVLLAPGTYRLSNVPALKDVETMSHLIRILGAEIVRTDHELHIDTSRARYTEAPYELVKTMRASFYVLGPLVARHKYARVSLPGGCAWGPRPVDLHIKSLEALGAKVSLDQGYVVAEAERLRGGTYEFPISSVGASGNALMAAVLADGRSVLKNVAIEPEITNLAKFLTRMGADIEGIGTTELSIRGVPELHPVDAAVIPDRIETGTYICAVGMAGGRVKLVNTEPRHAQSALTAARSMGLKIETDANSITVERSGRELTPIDVTTEPYPGFPTDLQAPFMAMACLANGQSSITDTIYRDRFTHVAELARLGAQIELNDNTAIVHGIGAFSGAPVMSTDLRASVCLVLAGLAAKGVTEVKRVYHLDRGYEKLEVKLGSVGAQITREEGEL; encoded by the coding sequence GTGGATAAATTAGTGATCAAAGGCGGACATCGGCTCGAAGGCGAGTTGCCGATTTCCGGTTCAAAAAATGCCACGCTGCCGCTGCTGGCGGCGGTTCTGCTCGCACCGGGTACCTACCGGTTGTCGAATGTTCCCGCCCTCAAGGATGTCGAGACGATGTCCCACCTGATCCGCATTCTGGGCGCGGAAATCGTCCGGACGGATCATGAATTGCACATCGACACGTCGCGCGCGCGCTACACCGAGGCCCCGTATGAACTGGTGAAGACGATGCGGGCAAGCTTCTATGTGCTGGGGCCGCTCGTCGCCCGCCACAAGTACGCGCGAGTGTCGCTGCCCGGCGGATGTGCGTGGGGACCGCGCCCCGTGGACCTTCACATTAAGTCATTGGAGGCGCTGGGAGCGAAGGTGTCGCTCGATCAGGGCTATGTCGTCGCCGAAGCCGAACGGCTGCGCGGCGGCACCTATGAGTTCCCGATCTCCAGCGTCGGCGCCTCCGGCAACGCGCTGATGGCTGCGGTGCTGGCCGACGGGCGCAGCGTGCTCAAGAATGTCGCCATCGAGCCTGAGATCACGAATCTGGCCAAATTCCTGACGCGGATGGGCGCGGACATTGAAGGAATCGGGACCACGGAGCTGTCGATTCGCGGAGTGCCGGAGTTGCACCCGGTTGATGCCGCCGTGATTCCAGATCGGATCGAAACGGGAACCTACATTTGCGCGGTCGGGATGGCCGGCGGTCGGGTCAAACTCGTCAATACGGAGCCGCGGCATGCGCAAAGCGCCTTGACGGCCGCAAGGTCAATGGGACTGAAGATCGAGACCGACGCGAATTCGATCACTGTCGAGCGCAGCGGCCGCGAATTGACTCCCATCGACGTCACGACCGAGCCGTACCCGGGATTCCCGACGGACTTGCAGGCGCCGTTTATGGCCATGGCCTGTCTCGCGAACGGTCAGTCTTCGATCACGGACACCATCTACCGGGATCGCTTCACGCACGTCGCGGAACTGGCTCGGTTGGGCGCACAGATTGAGCTGAACGACAACACCGCCATTGTGCACGGCATCGGAGCATTTTCCGGCGCCCCGGTGATGTCCACGGATCTCCGGGCCTCGGTCTGCCTCGTGCTCGCGGGACTCGCGGCGAAAGGCGTGACGGAGGTCAAGCGAGTCTATCATCTCGACCGTGGATACGAAAAGCTCGAAGTTAAATTGGGAAGCGTCGGAGCACAGATCACCCGCGAAGAAGGCGAGCTGTGA
- the xseB gene encoding exodeoxyribonuclease VII small subunit: MAAIPPNSESTSADTQSFEAALEQLQQLVRELEQGDVPLEQSLVAFELGQRLIKYCQDKLATAEQSLKQLAADADEALGNDKPKS; this comes from the coding sequence ATGGCTGCCATACCACCCAACTCCGAATCCACGAGCGCCGACACCCAGTCGTTCGAGGCCGCGTTAGAGCAGCTGCAACAGCTTGTGCGCGAACTGGAGCAGGGGGATGTTCCATTGGAGCAGTCGTTGGTCGCGTTTGAACTGGGGCAGCGGCTGATCAAATATTGTCAGGACAAACTTGCGACGGCCGAACAGTCGCTCAAACAACTCGCGGCCGACGCGGACGAAGCGCTCGGAAATGACAAACCGAAGAGCTGA
- a CDS encoding DNA polymerase III subunit alpha, translating into MSEFVHLHNHSEYSLLDGACKVRDLVDRTKELGMSSVALTDHGALFGAIEFYNTARKAGVKPIIGCEVYICANRFEKTTTGAGRGETANHLLLLAKNEAGYRNLVKLSSHGYVEGFYYRPRIDHELLAAHAEGLIATTGCLASEVPAALNNGDREKAWRRAAWYRDVFGPDYYVELMHHHLPEEEEIYPQLIDFARKLGTKLVATNDTHYLKREYAEAHDALLCIGTNANVSDENRLRFDTQEFYLKSPQEMIELFRDCPEAIKTTLEIAEKCDLQLDLSKRHLPRFPLPDGEDHEHEYLARLSRAGLARRYPVVTSPLAERLDFELRVIEQMGFSGYFLITQDFVNYARSIGVAVGPGRGSSAGSLVCYALGITNIDPIRFELVFERFLNPERISMPDIDIDFQDEGRARVIDYVKAKYGSEAVTQIITFGRLKARAVVRDVGRVLGLSYAEMDKLAKKIPDRIAEKSDDSTAGVTLKDALKESPELEAMLGEREDYRKVWRIGEVLEGLNRHASTHAAGVVITPGPLTDYVPLYKQSDGSVTTQFDMTIVDKIGLLKMDFLGLRTLSVISRAVETLAQQGVELDLDAIIEEHDPKTYNLLSRGDTTGVFQLESRGMREWLMQLKPTCIDDIVAMVALYRPGPMGWIGDFVKRKHGEEKISYLHPKLEPILKSTYGVIVYQEQVLRVARDLAGFSLGRADILRRGMGKKDPKELARIKQDFIAGCVSYSKLNEKLANQVFDVVQKFAGYGFVKAHATCYAVLAYQTAYLKAHYPAEFMAAEMTSWHGETRMMPRLINECRRFGITVLPPDVNCSERYFTVAEGNIRCGLEAVKNVGGIAIESIIHARAEGGPFTSFYDLAGRVDTRVVNRKCLESLICAGALDDLPGHRAQFMAAVDQFLAYSTQSEQQRTLGQSSLFGDGTSTAIPAPALPIVPPYASDQKLSLEKEMLGFFVSGHPLDDVRDEIDQLANANLGDTSELEDGNTVRLGGVVTDIKRVITKKGKAMATVILEDFVGSAELLVFGDTLEKYTSLLRKEAKLIVSTRVSCREDQDPKFLAQDFYTIEQARAEFAASMWIKLPITSLNDDTMEALEDLFNRHQGNVPVFFKLLGGETERVVRSRRYRVKTSLDVLKQVRDMIGDAEVKVGW; encoded by the coding sequence GTGAGCGAATTCGTTCACCTGCATAACCACTCGGAATACAGTCTGCTCGACGGGGCATGCAAAGTCCGCGACCTCGTGGACCGGACCAAGGAACTCGGCATGAGCAGCGTGGCGCTGACCGATCACGGCGCGCTGTTCGGCGCCATCGAGTTTTACAATACGGCCCGCAAGGCCGGTGTCAAACCGATCATCGGTTGTGAAGTCTATATCTGTGCAAACCGCTTTGAAAAGACCACGACCGGTGCGGGCCGCGGGGAAACCGCGAATCACCTGCTGTTGCTGGCGAAGAACGAAGCGGGGTACCGGAACCTGGTCAAGCTGTCGTCGCACGGCTACGTCGAGGGCTTCTACTATCGCCCGCGCATCGATCACGAGCTGCTGGCGGCGCATGCGGAAGGTCTGATCGCGACGACGGGCTGCCTGGCCTCCGAAGTTCCGGCCGCGCTGAATAACGGCGATCGGGAGAAGGCCTGGCGACGCGCCGCGTGGTACCGCGATGTGTTCGGCCCGGATTACTATGTCGAGCTGATGCACCACCATCTCCCCGAAGAAGAGGAGATCTATCCGCAGCTGATCGATTTTGCCCGCAAGCTCGGTACGAAGTTGGTGGCCACCAACGATACGCACTACCTCAAACGCGAGTATGCCGAGGCCCATGACGCATTGTTGTGCATCGGGACCAACGCGAATGTCTCCGACGAGAACCGACTGCGATTCGATACGCAGGAATTCTACCTGAAATCGCCGCAGGAGATGATCGAGTTGTTCCGCGACTGTCCGGAGGCGATCAAAACCACGCTGGAGATCGCTGAGAAGTGCGACCTGCAACTCGATCTGTCAAAGCGACATCTGCCGCGCTTTCCGTTGCCCGATGGCGAGGACCACGAGCACGAGTATCTGGCGCGGCTCTCGCGGGCCGGACTCGCCCGGCGGTACCCCGTGGTGACGTCGCCGCTTGCGGAACGGCTTGACTTCGAACTGCGCGTGATCGAACAAATGGGGTTCTCGGGGTACTTCCTGATCACGCAAGACTTTGTCAACTACGCACGATCGATCGGAGTCGCGGTCGGTCCGGGACGCGGCTCGTCGGCGGGGTCTTTGGTCTGTTACGCGCTCGGCATTACGAACATCGATCCGATCCGGTTCGAGCTGGTCTTTGAGCGATTCCTGAATCCCGAGCGTATTTCGATGCCCGATATCGACATCGATTTCCAGGATGAGGGGCGGGCCCGGGTGATCGACTATGTAAAGGCGAAGTACGGTTCGGAGGCCGTAACGCAGATTATCACGTTCGGACGACTCAAGGCGCGCGCGGTGGTGCGTGACGTCGGGCGCGTGCTGGGACTGAGCTATGCCGAGATGGACAAGCTCGCGAAGAAGATCCCGGATCGCATCGCGGAGAAGTCCGATGATTCGACGGCGGGGGTCACACTTAAGGACGCGTTGAAGGAGTCGCCGGAGCTCGAAGCGATGCTCGGCGAGCGCGAAGATTATCGCAAGGTGTGGCGGATCGGTGAAGTGCTGGAAGGTCTCAACCGCCATGCGTCCACGCACGCCGCCGGTGTCGTGATTACGCCGGGACCGCTGACCGATTACGTGCCGCTGTATAAGCAATCCGACGGCAGCGTGACGACGCAGTTCGACATGACGATCGTGGATAAGATCGGGCTGCTCAAGATGGATTTCCTAGGGTTGCGGACGTTGAGCGTCATCTCCCGCGCCGTCGAGACCCTCGCGCAGCAGGGCGTCGAACTCGATCTGGACGCGATCATCGAAGAACACGACCCCAAGACTTATAACCTCCTCTCCCGGGGGGATACAACCGGGGTGTTTCAGCTTGAATCCCGGGGCATGCGGGAATGGCTGATGCAACTGAAGCCGACGTGTATCGATGACATCGTGGCGATGGTGGCGCTCTATCGGCCGGGACCGATGGGGTGGATCGGCGATTTCGTCAAGCGCAAGCATGGCGAAGAGAAGATCAGCTACCTGCACCCGAAGCTGGAGCCGATTCTCAAATCGACTTACGGTGTTATCGTTTATCAAGAGCAGGTGCTGCGAGTCGCGCGCGACCTCGCCGGGTTCTCCCTCGGGCGCGCGGATATTCTGCGCCGCGGTATGGGCAAGAAGGACCCGAAAGAGCTGGCCCGCATCAAACAGGATTTCATCGCCGGCTGTGTTTCCTACAGCAAGTTGAACGAAAAGCTGGCGAATCAGGTCTTCGATGTCGTGCAGAAGTTCGCCGGTTACGGCTTCGTCAAGGCGCATGCTACGTGTTACGCGGTGCTGGCCTATCAGACCGCCTATTTGAAGGCGCACTATCCCGCCGAGTTCATGGCCGCGGAAATGACCTCGTGGCACGGTGAAACCCGGATGATGCCGCGACTGATCAACGAGTGCCGCAGGTTCGGGATCACCGTACTGCCGCCGGATGTAAACTGCTCCGAGCGATACTTCACGGTGGCTGAAGGCAACATTCGCTGCGGCCTGGAAGCGGTGAAGAACGTCGGCGGAATCGCGATTGAATCCATCATTCACGCGCGGGCGGAAGGCGGTCCGTTCACATCGTTCTACGACTTGGCGGGCCGGGTCGATACCCGAGTCGTCAATCGGAAGTGCCTCGAAAGTTTGATTTGCGCCGGCGCGCTCGACGACTTACCCGGGCATCGCGCGCAGTTCATGGCGGCGGTCGATCAATTCCTGGCTTATTCAACTCAAAGCGAACAACAGCGCACGCTGGGGCAATCGTCACTCTTCGGCGACGGTACCAGCACGGCAATTCCGGCGCCCGCCCTGCCGATTGTGCCACCGTACGCCAGCGATCAGAAGCTCTCGTTGGAAAAGGAGATGCTGGGTTTTTTTGTCTCAGGCCATCCGCTCGATGATGTGCGGGACGAAATCGACCAGCTCGCTAACGCCAATCTTGGTGATACGTCCGAACTTGAGGACGGGAATACCGTGCGGCTGGGCGGCGTCGTCACGGATATCAAGCGCGTGATTACGAAAAAAGGCAAGGCGATGGCCACGGTGATCCTCGAAGATTTCGTGGGGAGCGCGGAGCTGCTGGTCTTCGGCGACACGCTGGAGAAGTACACGTCGCTGCTGCGCAAAGAGGCCAAGCTGATCGTGAGCACGCGCGTGAGTTGTCGCGAGGATCAAGACCCGAAGTTCCTGGCCCAGGACTTCTACACGATCGAGCAGGCCAGGGCGGAGTTCGCCGCGAGTATGTGGATCAAATTGCCGATCACGAGTCTGAATGATGACACGATGGAAGCGCTCGAGGATCTGTTCAATCGACACCAGGGCAATGTGCCCGTTTTCTTCAAGTTGTTGGGTGGCGAGACTGAACGCGTGGTTCGATCGAGACGTTATCGGGTCAAGACATCGCTGGATGTCTTGAAGCAAGTGCGCGACATGATCGGGGACGCCGAAGTCAAGGTCGGCTGGTGA
- a CDS encoding NAD(+)/NADH kinase, with amino-acid sequence MSAILGLMGNFAKPMFRELIPGLIAELRKRRAEFVLDRAAADGIDVSERETLAAERIPNVAGLVISFGGDGTLLRTARAIGQRHVPILGVNLGPGLGYLTDLNARELFNSLDAILSGNLTFQERLMLEGWVDGERDPDLLALNDFVVANVKPWQTLQLQVTIDDSPVTTYRSDGLIVATPTGSTAYSMSAGGPIVEPTLDVILVTPISPHTLTMRPVIVAADRSVFITVCGDAVLTADGEPVKPLTSGQTVRVRRASFSTTIAGIRGRDFYHVLRAKLQWGASPPTLDN; translated from the coding sequence GTGAGCGCGATCCTCGGACTGATGGGCAATTTCGCCAAGCCCATGTTCCGAGAGCTGATACCGGGTCTGATCGCGGAGCTGCGCAAACGACGAGCGGAATTCGTGCTTGATCGCGCCGCCGCGGACGGAATCGACGTGAGCGAACGCGAAACTCTGGCTGCCGAGCGCATTCCGAATGTTGCGGGTCTGGTCATCAGTTTTGGCGGGGACGGCACCCTGTTGCGCACCGCGCGGGCGATCGGTCAGCGGCACGTGCCGATTCTCGGCGTGAATCTGGGGCCCGGACTGGGATATCTGACCGACCTCAATGCGCGCGAATTGTTCAATTCGCTCGATGCGATTCTGAGCGGCAATCTGACCTTTCAGGAGCGATTGATGCTCGAAGGCTGGGTCGATGGGGAGCGCGATCCTGACCTGCTGGCGCTGAACGATTTTGTGGTCGCGAATGTCAAGCCATGGCAGACGTTGCAGCTGCAGGTCACGATCGACGACAGTCCGGTGACCACCTATCGCAGCGACGGACTGATCGTGGCGACGCCGACGGGATCGACGGCCTATTCGATGTCGGCCGGCGGACCTATCGTCGAACCGACGTTGGACGTGATCCTGGTCACTCCGATTAGTCCGCACACACTGACGATGCGCCCCGTGATCGTCGCCGCGGATCGCTCCGTTTTCATCACGGTGTGCGGTGATGCCGTGCTCACGGCCGACGGCGAACCGGTCAAACCGCTGACCAGCGGGCAGACCGTACGCGTTCGCCGCGCGTCATTCTCGACGACGATCGCCGGAATCCGCGGACGTGATTTCTACCATGTGCTGCGCGCCAAGCTGCAATGGGGTGCTTCGCCACCGACCCTCGATAACTGA
- the rimO gene encoding 30S ribosomal protein S12 methylthiotransferase RimO — MNKRHCTNSLRPKRVTIHTLGCAKNTVDSETFAGLLRAAGFEYVTQPHRADVVIVNTCGFLDDAKIESIETMLEAARWKQAKPGRELFAMGCLTQRDGDEVAANIPELDGVFGIGDWSAMLCRLGVSPTAIDRDSPTLFTGHAGPGSAYLRIADGCSHACAFCAIPQMRGLYHSEPMEALLREASLLAQTGIREIMLIGQETTSYGVDLHRERRLVELCKRISDLDGIEWIRILYAHPPSTPPALLDELARVPKLAAYLDFPIEHASNRMLKLMNRRTTAARMQEAIDAFRAVLPDSCVRTTVLVGFPGESAEDFAELYEFMANVRFERAGVFTYSPQAGTPGAELPLRVEEGIALDRLDRLMKLQKQICLERHRSMIGKQIKVIVERSAHGNSWGRSEWDAPEIDGRVRISGVRTPGEMMMTTVRSASAYQLEVEAAVTSTTRGERCGSFALPVLSQP; from the coding sequence GTGAACAAACGACACTGCACGAACAGCCTGCGACCCAAGCGCGTGACGATCCACACCCTCGGGTGCGCCAAGAATACGGTTGACAGCGAAACGTTCGCCGGGCTGTTGCGCGCCGCGGGGTTCGAGTACGTCACGCAGCCGCATCGCGCGGACGTCGTGATCGTGAACACCTGCGGATTTCTGGACGACGCAAAGATCGAGTCCATCGAGACTATGCTCGAAGCCGCGCGGTGGAAGCAGGCCAAGCCCGGACGCGAGCTGTTCGCGATGGGTTGCTTGACACAACGTGACGGCGACGAGGTGGCGGCGAATATTCCCGAATTAGACGGCGTCTTCGGTATCGGTGACTGGTCCGCCATGCTGTGCAGACTCGGTGTCAGTCCGACGGCCATCGACCGGGACTCGCCAACCTTGTTCACGGGGCACGCGGGTCCGGGTTCGGCATACCTTAGAATCGCCGACGGCTGCTCGCACGCCTGCGCGTTCTGCGCGATTCCGCAGATGCGCGGCCTTTATCACAGCGAACCGATGGAGGCGCTGTTGCGCGAGGCATCGCTGTTGGCGCAGACGGGAATCCGGGAGATCATGCTGATCGGTCAGGAGACCACGAGCTATGGCGTGGATCTCCACCGTGAACGGCGCCTCGTAGAGCTGTGCAAGCGGATTTCCGACCTTGACGGAATCGAGTGGATTCGGATCCTCTATGCTCATCCACCGTCAACCCCGCCGGCATTGTTGGACGAACTGGCGCGGGTGCCGAAGCTGGCCGCGTACTTGGACTTTCCGATCGAGCACGCCAGCAACCGCATGCTGAAGCTGATGAATCGCCGCACAACGGCGGCGCGGATGCAGGAGGCGATTGATGCGTTCCGCGCGGTGCTGCCGGATTCCTGCGTTCGCACCACCGTGCTGGTCGGTTTTCCCGGGGAGTCCGCTGAAGATTTCGCCGAACTTTACGAATTTATGGCGAACGTGCGGTTTGAGCGCGCCGGAGTGTTTACCTATTCACCGCAAGCGGGCACACCTGGCGCGGAATTGCCCCTTCGGGTTGAGGAGGGCATCGCGCTTGACCGACTGGATCGACTCATGAAACTTCAGAAACAAATCTGTCTGGAGCGACATCGGTCAATGATCGGCAAGCAGATCAAGGTGATTGTCGAGCGCTCCGCCCACGGTAACTCGTGGGGACGCAGCGAATGGGACGCGCCGGAGATTGACGGTCGAGTACGGATTTCCGGCGTCCGGACGCCGGGGGAGATGATGATGACGACCGTGCGCTCGGCGTCCGCATATCAATTAGAAGTCGAGGCCGCGGTTACTTCAACGACGCGAGGTGAACGATGTGGAAGCTTTGCATTGCCTGTACTCTCGCAGCCCTGA
- the recN gene encoding DNA repair protein RecN has product MLRSLYIRNYLLVSELRLDFEAGLTVLTGETGAGKSMIVGAIDALLGEKFPRDSLGGERERAVVEGWFAISPLTELQEFVDDDDPADELIVRREFSRQGRTRTFLNDRPVNSDLLAKVRGRLVDFHGQREQNSLFDPLCQLDYVDAFAGSRERAIRVRELFQRRQALAREVGRLRAEIAAQQKERALLSYQLEEIERLGLRPGEEAEIESRLARLEGGEKLSADCQRLLSLLSEADPSLVTMAGQAKLVAGSIAKVDREFDNFLQEFGDISSRLKDVANSVRIYADSLQLDEAELNRLRERRGTLWDLRRKHGVSVDQILARADELKLLLQHGAELDREAEQKSVELTALDQELIAAARDLSAKRNKAAKALAAKIVEQLRPLGFPSPHFDIMLSSKSGSLSGADIGEHGLDSVQFLFTANPGTNPAPIADVASGGETSRVTLAIKSVLADAMSYPLLVYDEIDLGISGKTADAVGKALAELSRHHQVLVITHLPQIAARADRHLCVFKQTDGKTSETSARFLDQRERVEAIAALIAGVNITDQARASASELLRANGKLQAA; this is encoded by the coding sequence ATGCTGCGCTCGCTGTACATTCGCAATTACCTGCTGGTCAGCGAGCTGCGGCTCGACTTTGAGGCCGGGTTGACCGTGCTCACCGGTGAGACCGGTGCCGGAAAGAGCATGATTGTCGGCGCCATCGACGCGCTGCTCGGGGAAAAGTTCCCGCGGGACAGTCTGGGCGGTGAACGCGAGCGAGCCGTGGTCGAGGGCTGGTTTGCGATCTCGCCGCTCACGGAATTGCAAGAATTCGTGGATGACGACGACCCGGCCGATGAGCTGATTGTACGCCGCGAGTTCTCGCGGCAGGGACGCACGCGGACTTTTCTGAACGACCGGCCGGTGAATTCTGATCTGCTCGCCAAAGTACGCGGCCGGTTGGTGGATTTCCATGGTCAACGCGAACAGAACAGTCTGTTCGATCCGCTGTGCCAATTGGATTATGTCGATGCGTTTGCCGGGAGCCGTGAACGCGCAATCCGGGTACGGGAGCTTTTCCAGCGACGGCAGGCGCTGGCGCGAGAGGTCGGGCGACTGAGGGCTGAAATTGCCGCGCAACAGAAGGAGCGTGCGCTGCTCAGCTATCAACTCGAAGAAATTGAGCGCTTAGGATTGCGGCCCGGCGAGGAAGCCGAGATCGAGTCGCGGTTGGCGCGGCTGGAAGGCGGCGAAAAATTGTCCGCCGACTGCCAGCGGCTGTTATCGCTCTTGAGCGAAGCCGACCCCTCCCTGGTAACGATGGCCGGACAGGCCAAGTTGGTTGCGGGCTCGATCGCGAAAGTCGATCGGGAATTCGATAATTTCCTGCAAGAATTCGGCGATATCTCGTCGAGACTCAAGGATGTGGCGAATTCGGTGCGGATCTATGCCGATAGCCTGCAGCTCGACGAGGCCGAACTGAACCGACTACGGGAGCGGCGCGGCACGCTCTGGGACCTGCGGAGAAAACACGGGGTGAGCGTGGACCAGATTCTCGCGCGCGCCGATGAACTGAAGCTGCTGTTGCAACACGGCGCGGAGCTGGATCGGGAAGCGGAACAGAAATCCGTGGAATTGACAGCGCTGGACCAGGAGCTGATCGCCGCCGCGCGCGACCTGTCAGCGAAGCGGAACAAGGCCGCGAAGGCTCTGGCCGCGAAGATCGTGGAGCAGTTGCGGCCGCTGGGCTTTCCCAGCCCGCACTTCGACATCATGCTGTCGTCGAAATCCGGGTCGCTGTCCGGCGCGGATATCGGCGAACACGGCCTTGACTCCGTTCAGTTCTTGTTTACGGCGAACCCCGGAACGAATCCAGCACCGATCGCAGACGTTGCATCGGGCGGTGAAACGTCGCGTGTCACCTTGGCGATCAAGAGCGTGCTGGCCGACGCGATGTCCTATCCGCTCCTGGTTTATGACGAGATCGACTTGGGGATTTCCGGGAAGACCGCCGACGCCGTGGGCAAGGCGCTGGCCGAGCTGTCCCGCCACCACCAAGTGCTGGTCATTACGCACTTGCCGCAAATCGCCGCCCGGGCCGACCGCCATTTGTGCGTGTTCAAGCAAACGGACGGCAAGACCAGCGAAACCTCCGCGCGATTCCTCGACCAACGGGAGCGAGTCGAAGCGATCGCGGCGCTCATCGCCGGTGTGAACATTACCGACCAGGCGCGAGCATCGGCCAGCGAGCTGCTGCGCGCGAATGGTAAACTTCAAGCTGCCTGA
- a CDS encoding 6,7-dimethyl-8-ribityllumazine synthase, giving the protein MPTEGVIAVVCARFNETVTHALLRGALETLRQHGMSDERVQVVWVPGCFELPLAAQALARREDVLAVICIGAVIRGETPHFEFVSDAAATGILRVSLDAMKPVTFGVLTTDTTEQAFARAGGRAGNKGTEAARAAVEMVELLFTLRENQTKPL; this is encoded by the coding sequence GTGCCGACGGAGGGAGTTATCGCCGTTGTTTGCGCGCGATTCAATGAGACCGTGACCCACGCGCTGCTGCGGGGGGCGCTGGAGACGTTGCGGCAGCACGGGATGAGCGACGAGCGAGTGCAAGTCGTGTGGGTGCCGGGATGCTTCGAGCTTCCGCTCGCGGCGCAAGCATTGGCGAGGCGAGAGGATGTCTTGGCCGTCATTTGTATAGGAGCCGTGATCCGCGGTGAAACACCGCATTTTGAATTCGTGAGTGACGCGGCGGCAACCGGTATTCTGCGCGTTTCCCTCGACGCGATGAAGCCGGTTACGTTTGGCGTACTCACTACCGATACCACCGAGCAAGCGTTTGCTCGTGCCGGCGGTAGAGCCGGTAACAAAGGAACTGAAGCCGCCCGGGCGGCCGTCGAGATGGTCGAATTGCTATTCACTTTGCGGGAGAACCAAACTAAACCCTTGTGA